The window aggtgcatcagggagaatgcaagggaggtgttgggtgtttctaggggccgggccgatcaccatcggggggattggtggtggaatgaagaggtggagaagaaagtggagaccaagaaagaggcgtatgctaagttggtggaaagtaaggacgaagaagagaagcgggtaaacaggaaagagtacaagctagcgaggaaggaggcgaagtcagcggtcacggcagctaagacggccgcttttgagagcttgtatgcagggttacaggggaaaggaggggagaaaaagttgtttagactcgctaaggctagggagaggaagggtcgtgacctcgatcaggtgaggtgcattaagggggaggacggtagagtgttggtggaggacggccacataaagaagagatggcagtcgtactttcataggctattgtgttaggggaactggagcactcagagaagtgtcgggattttagctattgtagacgttttaaggtagaagaggttagacaggcagtccgcaggatgcgtaggggtagggcgacggggccggatgagataccggtggagttttggaagttcgttggagaggctggtgtaaggtggttgactggattgtttaatgaaattttcaggacggcaaagatgcccgaggcgtggaggtggagtaccatgatccctctctataagaataagggggacattcagagttgtaataactatagggggattaagttattgagtcactctatgaagatctgggagagagtggtcgaggtgaggctgagacggatagtgtctatctcagaaaaccagttcggatttatgcccggccgctcgacgacggaggcaatccacctggtacggaggttggtggagcagtatagggaaaggaagaaggatctgcacatggtgtttatcgacctggaaaaggcttacgacaaagtccccagggaggtgctttggagatgcttggaggtgaggggagtaccgcaggcatatatcagagtaattaaggatatgtatgagggagcgaaaacccaggtgaggacggcgggaggagactcagagcatttcactgtccggacaggattgcatcagggatctactcttagtccctttttgtttgcgttagtaatggatgtgttgacgcggcgtattcaaggggaggtgccgtagtgtatgctctttgcagacgatgtagttctgatagatgagactcgagggggtgtaaatgacaaattagagatgtggaggcaaactcttgagtctaaagggttcagggtgagcagaagcaagacagagtatgtggaatgtaagtttaatgacgtgaggcgggagaacgaggtagtagtgaagctggaagcacaggaggtatgtaagagggataagttcaagtatctcgggtccgtgatccagagtaacggtgagattgacgaggatgtctcgcaccgtattggggcgggatggatgaagtggaaactcgcgtcgggggtgttgtgtgataagaaggtgccgcccaagcttaaaggcaaattctatagggtggtagtccgtccggccttgctgtatggagcggagtgttggccagttaagaactcccacatccaaaaaatgaaggtggcagaaatgcggatgttgcgctggatgtgtggactgactcgaggggttagagttcggaatgagactatccgggagaaggttggtatgacttcagtggagtgtaagatgcgggaagcacgattgagatggttcggacacgtgaaaaggaggggcatggatgccccggtccgtaggtgtgagaggctagcgttggatggttttaggcggggtaggggtaggccgaagaagtactggggtgaggtgattaggcgggacatggaacagttacagctcaccgaggacatgaccctagataggaaggtctggaagacgcgaattacggcagaagagtagggccagattgggtcgctagtgtagggaattacttggtgggggtttttttattttttattcccgttatgattccatattcagtgttccatgcttattacgaatctgtgtgctttcctcttcTTTCCTCTGTTTtttattccttatgggtgccgtatttatgttatgtcatctgcttctgtgctttactatgtgtttgtgtgatatcttgtgccttgagccgggggtctttcggaaacagcctttctacttcatcagaggtagaggtatggactgcgtacatcttacccccccccagaccccactaagtgggaatacactgggtttgttgttgtttatatataaaatataaataaatatgtataaatatttatatatatatatatatatatatatattttaaaatacatccccatccccccacccccacattttctatcttcttcaaccCTCCCCCAATTTTCTATCTTCTCCGACCAACAACAAGCAATCAGCGACCAACTCATTGTTCaaacaatatccaaaaatacTTCCTTGATCACTGAAGCTCATTGTTCCGGTGAACCAACTCTGGTGCCGGCCCCTAAACTACAAAATCAACGATCAAAAGATTAATCAATTATTCTGATTCAATCGACTTTCACCGAAAAACAACAACCACCAGTTGACCACCACCCATCTCCTTCCACCTTGTCgaaaaatacacaaaataaattattcatgtaTCTTGATTAAGACATGTAAAATTTAATAGAggaatcaaaaatcataaattctacAATACAGACAGTAAGTTTAATGAATTCTCCTATTCAAAGAGTAAGTAAATTGGGCTTGAATTCAGGCAAATCAAACTTTTGTTGACCGATGAGATTTGGATTACAGTTTGAACTTTTGGAGAGATtgtaaaattgatgaaattatttgATTTGTGAAGAATTAAATTGATTATgtatttcttccttttcttctcaATAATGGATTTTGAAAAAAGTGTTGTTGAAATTcacaattttttcatatatacttttttctttcttgaagaaatatattgATGAAGTGCAATAGAAATGGAGATAGACAACTAGACGAAGGAGAAAGGAGATTGGGATTGTGGTGTATGAAGAACGATCAGAAGAGGTGAGAGTTTTGGGACTAGGGGTACGGAGTGCAGGTGAGGAAGAAGATGGGTGAAGATGGGTTgggtttcttttttcttattttatatatatatatatatatatatatNNNNNNNNNNNNNNNNNNNNNNNNNNNNNNNNNNNNNNNNNNNNNNNNNNNNNNNNNNNNNNNNNNNNNNNNNNNNNNNNNNNNNNNNNNNNNNNNNNNNatatatatatatatatatatatatatatatataataacaataaagtgagccctttaaaaaaaaatcactcgCTTTTTTTTATGGTCATGTCAGCCGTAAGGGGTGAATTTAAtttacttgaaagttgttaagggaggtaaataaacgaaagttaagtttaagtattAAAGTGAGTTTGGAAGACAAGTTCAGGGAGAAAAagatgtattttctcaaaaaagtaatatgcatgtgtaatcattttattgcaccataaaaatgaggacaaaactaataaatataaagaaaaaaatatatgcatatgtgtaactatttatttactactatatataagtgaaggttcggtgactaaaattatcaaaaaccCTTGATAGTCATCCCGACCTTCActataaaattaccaaaatatccttggtagtcatttaataaggaacaaaaagacattactactatatataagtgaaggttggggtgattaaaattaccgaaatacccttggtaaTCACCCCAATCTTCGCTTATTGtaccataaaattaccgaaatacctttggtgtcatttaataaggaacaaaaagttatttataaaaaaatactaccatgtataatttaattacaaatgttcaaataaaaatattattaaaataatatataaattaccGAAATATCTTtgatagtcaccccaaccttcacttattgcaccataaaattactgaaatacccttcgtagtcatttaataaggaataaaaagatatttataaaaaaatactatcatatataattcaattacaaaggtctagattaaaatattattaaaataatatatgaggacaaaactaataaatataaagaaaaagcagTATGCAtttgtaaccattttattgcaccataaaaatgaggataaaactaataaatataagaaaaaatatatgcatgtgtaatcattttatttactactatatataagtgaaagtTGGGGTGACttaaattatcgaaatacccttagTAATCATTCCAACTTTCacttatatatagaaataaaataatatatatatatataatagaaataaaaataatagtagtaatagtaatagtaatattagtattaaaaaaaaaaaggaatagtACCCAGGAGACAAATTAGTAGTAACAAAACTTATATACTATATTGGATTAGAAATAGTGTTGCTTTAAGCGTGATCTAAGCTGGCGCATACAATTTTTCAAAATGGCGGGGTCACACTCACAGCAACGAATTCCAACGTCACAGCAAGTGCCGCTGCCTTCATCAATGTCAATCGCCACTGTAACAAACCACTGGGAAGTTCAATACGCTCGATTCATCCTCTGTCCAACTTCTCCACATTCCACTCATTCCTCTCTCATCTCACTTTCTTCACTCGGTAGCAAGTACGTTAAAAGACGCAAATGGATCTCCTCTGCTTCTGTCGTTTCTCTCAAACTACGCGCTAATAGCTTTGGTTCCAATCGCGGTTTCATCCTCGTTGTTTCTCTTCGTGGCAGAATCCTTGTGAGTGCTTACTATTCTATGCTCTAATTTCTTCTGCTTTTGCtcacctcgactaatttcacaAGTATCAGGTCAGATAGATAAGAAGAATTATCAGCtagtgtttttctttttgtttccgTGGGGATTTGAATGTGAGACTTCATGGCTCTAATTTCTTTCTGCCTTCGTGTCCTTCGACTAATTCTACGGTACGAGGTACTCTGTCTATAAGGCTACAACACACAGGAAGAATCATCAcctagttcttttttttttttggtttctgcTGGATTTGAACGTGAGACCTTATGGCTCTAATTTGTTTCTGCTTttgtgcacctcgactaattatACGGATATTATGTATGTGGCTAGTAGTCAATGAAGTAGGTTGAGAACATGAGGTTTCAGGTGTAAATCCTAGAAGATGCAAAAAACACTAGGTGGATTTTTCCCATCTGTCCTAGCCTTAGTGAACAGAGTTATCTAGTAGTATCTGTTGTTAGagggaggtgacaggtatcctCGGATTTAGTTGAGGTGCGCGAAAGCTGACCTGGACATCTAAGCTCTGCTCATCAACACTAGGATAAACGAGAAGACTTATcaactagttttttttttggttgttgttttcgTGGGGATTCCAGATTTGAACGTGAGACTTCATGGCTCTCTAATTTCTACTGCTATTGTGTACCTTCTCTAATTTCATTGATACATGTAACCTTCCACCAAGTAATAGTAATCAGGTAACTTCGTTTATTAAGGTTAggacagatgggaagaatcaTTACCTagtgttttttctttttgggtttcCACGGGATTTGAACTGAGACCTCATGATTGTAGTTTCATCTTTATATATTTCTCCAAATTGATTGATTTATTTATCAGTTGAGTTTCTCAAGTTTGAAGTTGAATTAGCAAACATATAATTTGAATGCTACTCACTCCATTTCTGTTCCAATTTATATGTCACCTTTCAAATTTCGAGATTCAAATAAGTACTATATTTCTTTGACAGtagttttttaatataatttttaaatattttgatttgtggATTATTGTGACTTATATATAGTACTTTTCGAGATTCTATACCCGAATTCACGGTAAAAAATAAACTGTTTGATGTAAATTGAGacagagggagtagtattttCCATTGTTTGTGAActtaacaaacaacaacaacatacccggtatATTCCACCAAGTGGGTCCGGgaaaaattttgttttgaattttgtttggatTGATTGATACTCTGATTTTATGATTTGATCTCATTCTCTCTGTTTCATACTTGTCCTCATTCGGTGTTTACAGAGTCCTTATGGGCGATGAACTGCTTTAGTTTTGTTTTCGTGTTTCTGTTTTGAACTGATAGAATTTGTTTCTTCTAAGATGAAGTTGAAATCGAAAGTGGAAATGCGTAACTTTTGAATTTGAATGTTAGTTGTCGCTGATTGTGAATTTTCTGATGCCAGTTCTTTTAATTTTGGTGAAAGCTTTCCATTTAGAGTATtagtaattaattttaatttgaatttgttgACACTTAGATCTTAAGATTTGATTTGTTTCTTCTTGCAGTTTTTTCTTTGTGTTCGCTCTCGCTTACAGAGACATTGTGAGCATCAACTGCTTCTTTCCGTTTCCTCTATGTTGTTTTCGTCATCTTTAGTATTGATACACCTATTTGCTGAATTTCTGAAGGATCTAGTTGAATTAGAAAATAGACTTGCATAATTTTAGAGTACCAATGTTATTTTCCATGTGAAATTTATGATGCACTGTAATTGTGTTAAACTAACTTGATGTAACTTTGGATTGCAAAGTCAATTAACTCTTTGCTTCAACTTGTTGACACTATGTGATCTCACTTTTACTGTGTTGGAGATCTGCTATTGATTCTGTTGAATGCAAAAGTTGTGTTCTGGGTTTGTTTAAAATTGGCCAAATAATCATTGCGATTTCTTCGCGTTATGTTGGACAAATCAATAATGCTGGCGTTTCCCCAGGAGGGAAAATTATATTGCTGATCGTAAAAATATCACGGGCACATAGAAATGCAGAAGCAATATGAATATGATTAAGCGCTTTGTTGAAAAATATTGCAGGAGGGCAATGCTGATTTTTCTTGAATACTAGTGGCCTAGTGTATTCTTGGTGTACTAGTTCTCCGTTTTGTAGCATAAGATGCTGCAGGCACAGTTTTTACGCCTTGTTTGTGAGATAAACTTGTCTTGCACAGGTCAAAGTGTTTTCTCATACAGAGCACAAGCATTCTCTGTGCATTATCATTTCTGCTTTTGCATAGCCGTCTTGCAGGTCTACAAGCAATGGATGTGAGATGTCACTTGCAGTGGTTCATTAACTCTTAATGATGTGACAATTAACAGGGTTTATGCATGAGAAGCTAAAAGAGAAATCCCATGCTTCTGACTTCTCGTTTCATTGTTTACTTCTTGCAGGAAGAACATTACATTTCACAGTTGATGTTCTCATGGCCTCAAGTCTCTTGTGTATCAGGTTTTCCAGCAAGAGGAAGTAGAGCTGTCCTCGTGAGCTATAGGGATTCTGTTGGCCAGGTGAGCATTAGCTCTTTTGTGGTTATACTGAATTTTAAGTGCGATATACCTCAAGCTTTCTTTGAACCCCTATTCTTTTCACATCCGAAACGCCTTCTAAGGATACTACACTGTAGAGAAATAACAAGATTAAGAATAGGATTAAAGTGGAAGTTGCTCTAGAGAAGTAAAACCTCATATAGGTGAAGTGAGTACTAGctgaagttaaaataagaaaCAGAGAAAGGCAAATAGTTGCGAAGTATTGCAcggaagaaacttgaattagatagTTTACCATGTCATTAGTTATTCTAGTAAGATAATTGTCCTCAACAAGTCTCTGTAGGTGCATTGACATGAGAGTGGTGATATCCTTTGCTTAAAGAATTTGAACCATCTCACACCGGGCTTGGTAACTTGAGTAATGCATTTTATCCAAGCTCTGTACCATCTAGGACTTACGATCAGACACACTTCTTCAGAAATCACATAGCCTGGGCAGTTAAGTTCATTGAACTGTTAGAGGTGTTGAATCGTTCACTCTAGTGCTAGTTGTAATGTGTGTTTTAACTTGCAAATTTAGGATATTATTCTGTTGAGGCTTTGTCATACTGGATAGTTTCAGAGGCTTCTTATCTCCTAATCCTTTTAAGAGGAATTATGTGTAAAGGTTCTATGCAAAACCATTAATGTTGGACTTCAATTGTCTTTTTGTTTTTGCAGATTCAGAAATTCATCCTGCGGTTTTTGACAAACTACGAGATAGAGAATTTCATGAATGTTTTAAAGGTACTTGAATCTCTATGATGTGCTCCACAAGTTTCTCTCAGACAGTGGGTTTTGTTCCCTAATACTATACAACTTTCTTCCTTCCCGTGCTTTTCGTATGTGAAATTTGTAGGGAAAGTTGGACAATACAAGATCTGAAGCTCTTCCATGTGTTGAATTGGATTCAGCAATATCTTCTCAATCTGAGTTCATTCCTTGGGATGGATCTTCACACAGGTGACATATACCGCAGTTGCTTTAACACATACTCCCATCTCAAGATGTGTAGAATTTACCATATTAAGTTATCAGTGTATAATTTACTGAAGGTTTGATTTTCTCAGGGACAATGAAGGATGGATATGTGCAGCTTCAGGTGACTCTACTCCCGATCACATGCCTCTGACCTTGCCACCTGAATTTTCTCAAGATTCTTATAATACAGAGGAAATGAAACAAAGTAGCAAAGCTGAGGAGATTCTTTCAGCTTTTCCTCCCAGTTTCACATCCTTCTTGACGAACTGCTGCCCTGAAATTGATCAAGGTGGTTTACATTGGTCAACTTGTCATGACATTCTCTACTTTCTGATTTAAAACTAACACCATTAATAATTTTTAACTGAACGCAGCTGCTGTACAGTCAAGTATGACGAAAGATATTGACCTCAAAGACCAAATTGCGGTATTATTCCTGTTTAGATATTTTATAAAGA of the Capsicum annuum cultivar UCD-10X-F1 chromosome 11, UCD10Xv1.1, whole genome shotgun sequence genome contains:
- the LOC107847140 gene encoding protein POOR HOMOLOGOUS SYNAPSIS 1, whose amino-acid sequence is MAGSHSQQRIPTSQQVPLPSSMSIATVTNHWEVQYARFILCPTSPHSTHSSLISLSSLGSKYVKRRKWISSASVVSLKLRANSFGSNRGFILVVSLRGRILEEHYISQLMFSWPQVSCVSGFPARGSRAVLVSYRDSVGQIQKFILRFLTNYEIENFMNVLKGKLDNTRSEALPCVELDSAISSQSEFIPWDGSSHRDNEGWICAASGDSTPDHMPLTLPPEFSQDSYNTEEMKQSSKAEEILSAFPPSFTSFLTNCCPEIDQAAVQSSMTKDIDLKDQIAKYLEDSSFQDMLVKIEKVIHELGDNTVL